The Saccharopolyspora gregorii genomic interval GTTCTTTCTCCACCTTCTTCCGACCACTTCACGTGAGGGGACTTCACCATGGAAATTCGGGTTGATTTCGGCCAGCTGAGCCAGGCCGCCGACGACCTGGGCGGTGCCGCCACCAAGATCCAGGCCGAGCTGGACGAGCTGGAGAACATGCTCAAGCCGCTGGTCAACACCTGGGAAGGCCAGGCGCAGGAGGCGTACCGCGCCGCGCAGTCCGAGTGGGACAAGGCCGCCCAG includes:
- a CDS encoding WXG100 family type VII secretion target, which gives rise to MEIRVDFGQLSQAADDLGGAATKIQAELDELENMLKPLVNTWEGQAQEAYRAAQSEWDKAAQNMIEIAAKMGMAVNAANESYQAGEAKNAGRFGG